In Aerosakkonema funiforme FACHB-1375, the following are encoded in one genomic region:
- the recN gene encoding DNA repair protein RecN: MLISLRIENFALIDRLELVFGQGLNVLTGETGAGKSIILDAIDAALGGKVTSRSIRTGAQRALVEATFKLTPDLAQWLNEQEIDLLDEISLVCSREMTTNQTVLRSSRSRINGVVVNRQQIEQLRSRVVEITAQGQSVLIGQPAHQRDCLDSFGGAPLLQQRRAVFQAYTACQEAFAHLEGRRQSEQMRLQKLDLLEFQLKELSAAKLEEPDELEHLDQERQRLSHVVELQKQSYQVYQALYQNDGEADAAADILGEAEATLIDMVNYDVQLQPILDMVSAALAQVEEAGRQINAYGEGLEADPQRLETVEQRIRDLKQICRKYGPNLAEAIAYTERIQTELEELQGGGQSIEVLEQIYQERKAILVEACADLTQLRRSAAGELEARLVSGLKPLAMEKVQFKVEIAPSPPTAAGADKITFLFSPNPGEPLHPLTETASGGEMSRFLLALKSCFTQVDSVGTLIFDEIDVGVSGRVAAAIAQKLHQLSVHHQVLCVTHQPLIAAMADRHFRVHKQVIDTQDSQIPDRHLSNAQNSDVRTVVRVSSLDNHLTRSEELAQLAGGHFATEEISFAFGESLLAQAASRRQRQQLPPSSQSESLPDSDSQTESAIDRTLNNP; encoded by the coding sequence ATGTTAATCTCGCTGCGGATTGAAAATTTTGCTCTCATCGATCGCCTGGAGTTAGTATTCGGCCAAGGTTTGAATGTCTTGACTGGCGAAACTGGGGCGGGAAAGTCGATTATTCTCGATGCGATCGATGCGGCTTTGGGAGGTAAAGTTACCAGTAGGTCGATTCGCACAGGCGCACAACGCGCTCTGGTGGAGGCGACTTTTAAACTGACGCCGGACTTGGCCCAATGGCTCAACGAGCAAGAAATTGACCTTCTGGATGAAATTTCTTTGGTTTGCAGTCGCGAAATGACGACAAATCAAACTGTCCTGCGTAGCAGTCGATCGCGCATCAATGGGGTGGTGGTCAATCGACAGCAGATCGAGCAATTGCGATCGCGTGTTGTGGAAATTACAGCTCAAGGTCAAAGCGTTCTGATCGGGCAACCAGCCCATCAACGTGACTGCTTGGACAGTTTTGGCGGTGCCCCCCTGCTTCAGCAACGACGAGCGGTTTTTCAGGCATATACAGCCTGTCAAGAGGCATTTGCTCACCTGGAAGGGCGACGGCAATCAGAGCAAATGCGCTTGCAAAAGTTAGACTTACTGGAATTTCAACTCAAAGAACTGAGTGCCGCTAAACTCGAAGAACCCGATGAATTAGAACATCTCGACCAAGAACGTCAGCGCCTCAGTCATGTGGTAGAACTGCAAAAGCAAAGCTATCAGGTATATCAGGCTCTATATCAAAATGATGGCGAGGCGGATGCGGCGGCGGACATTCTGGGTGAAGCAGAAGCGACTCTCATCGATATGGTGAACTACGATGTGCAGCTGCAACCGATCTTAGATATGGTAAGCGCTGCTTTGGCTCAGGTGGAGGAAGCGGGACGACAAATTAATGCCTACGGTGAAGGTTTGGAAGCCGATCCGCAGCGCTTGGAAACGGTGGAACAGCGCATCCGAGACCTGAAGCAAATTTGCCGCAAGTATGGCCCGAATCTGGCAGAGGCGATCGCATATACCGAGCGCATCCAAACTGAGTTAGAAGAACTGCAAGGCGGCGGTCAGTCGATCGAAGTGTTAGAGCAAATATATCAAGAGCGAAAAGCCATTCTTGTGGAAGCTTGTGCCGATCTGACACAATTGCGTCGCAGCGCCGCTGGTGAACTGGAAGCACGCTTGGTATCGGGACTGAAACCTCTAGCAATGGAAAAAGTGCAGTTTAAAGTCGAGATCGCTCCGAGTCCCCCTACGGCTGCCGGTGCTGACAAGATTACCTTTTTGTTCAGTCCCAATCCAGGCGAGCCTTTACATCCTTTGACAGAAACTGCCTCTGGGGGAGAAATGAGTCGTTTTTTACTGGCTCTCAAGTCATGTTTCACTCAGGTAGATTCTGTGGGAACACTAATATTTGATGAGATTGATGTAGGGGTTTCCGGTAGAGTGGCGGCGGCGATCGCTCAAAAACTCCATCAACTATCCGTACATCATCAAGTCCTTTGCGTGACCCACCAACCCCTGATTGCTGCTATGGCCGATCGTCACTTCCGAGTCCATAAACAAGTCATCGATACTCAAGACTCACAAATCCCCGATCGCCATCTATCCAACGCTCAGAACTCAGATGTTCGCACTGTGGTGAGGGTGTCTTCCCTGGATAACCATCTCACTCGCAGCGAAGAACTGGCTCAGCTTGCTGGCGGACACTTTGCCACTGAAGAGATCTCCTTCGCCTTCGGCGAATCCCTGCTCGCACAAGCTGCTTCTCGCCGTCAAAGGCAGCAATTGCCACCCAGTTCTCAGTCTGAA